A stretch of Perognathus longimembris pacificus isolate PPM17 chromosome 1, ASM2315922v1, whole genome shotgun sequence DNA encodes these proteins:
- the LOC125355307 gene encoding cAMP-responsive element modulator-like isoform X1 — MPKPAMAVTGDETAATGDMLTYQIRAPTTALPQGVVMAASPGSLHSPQQLAEEATRKRELRLMKNREAARECCRKKKEYVKCLENCVAVLENQNKTLIEELKALKDLYCHKAE, encoded by the coding sequence ATGCCCAAGCCCGCCATGGCCGTCACCGGCGACGAGACAGCTGCCACAGGGGACATGCTCACTTACCAGATCCGGGCTCCCACGACGGCGCTGCCCCAGGGCGTGGTGATGGCCGCCTCACCAGGGAGTCTGCACAGCCCCCAGCAGCTAGCGGAAGAAGCCACAAGGAAGCGGGAGCTGAGGCTAATGAAAAACAGGGAAGCTGCTCGGGAGTGTTGCAGGAAGAAGAAGGAATATGTCAAATGTCTTGAAAACTGTGTGGCTGTGCttgaaaaccaaaacaagaccCTCATTGAGGAACTCAAGGCCCTCAAAGATCTTTATTGCCATAAAGCAGAGTAA
- the LOC125355307 gene encoding cAMP-responsive element modulator-like isoform X2: MPKPAMAVTGDETAATGDMLTYQIRAPTTALPQGVVMAASPGSLHSPQQLAEEATRKRELRLMKNREAAKECRH, encoded by the exons ATGCCCAAGCCCGCCATGGCCGTCACCGGCGACGAGACAGCTGCCACAGGGGACATGCTCACTTACCAGATCCGGGCTCCCACGACGGCGCTGCCCCAGGGCGTGGTGATGGCCGCCTCACCAGGGAGTCTGCACAGCCCCCAGCAGCTAGCGGAAGAAGCCACAAGGAAGCGGGAGCTGAGGCTAATGAAAAACAG GGAAGCTGCTAAAGAATGTCGACATTGA